In Oryza sativa Japonica Group chromosome 2, ASM3414082v1, the following are encoded in one genomic region:
- the LOC4329160 gene encoding uncharacterized protein isoform X1, with protein MARSALDEVTDAGAFDRSPSTFRSSISRDSSARFPAVPGRYHLYVSYACPWASRCLAYLKLKGLDHAIGFTSVKPIFERTRETDDHLGWVFPATGDEEPGADPDPFNGAKTIRELYEIASPNYIGKPTVPVLWDKQLKTVVNNESSEIIRMLNTEFNEIAKNPDLDLYPAHLQTSVNEINELVYDAINNGVYKCGFAKKQGPYDEAVTRLYEALDKCEEILSRQRYICGNQLTEADVRLFVTLIRFDEVYAVHFKCNKRLLREYPNLFNYTKDIYQIPGISSTVNMEHIRKHYYGSHPSINPYGIIPAGPNIDYNAPHDRERFSA; from the exons ATGGCTCGGTCGGCGCTCGACGAGGTCACCGACGCCGGCGCCTTCGACCGGTCGCCGTCCACCTTCCGGAGCTCTATCTCCAGGGACAGCTCCGCCCGGTTCCCCGCCGTGCCGGGGAGGTACCACCTCTACGTCTCCTACGCGTGCCCCTGGGCGTCACGCTGCCTCGCCTACCTCAAGCTCAAGGGCCTCGACCACGCCATCGGCTTCACC TCTGTGAAGCCCATCTTTGAGAGGACCAGGGAGACGGACGACCATCTTGGGTGGGTTTTTCCGGCCACCGGAGACGAAGAGCCCGGCGCAGACCCGGATCCTTTCAACGGAGCCAAGACCATCAGGGAGCTATATGAGATTGCCAGCCCAAATTACATCGGGAAACCAACTGTTCCG GTTCTGTGGGACAAGCAGCTCAAGACTGTGGTGAACAATGAGAGCTCAGAGATCATCCGAATGCTCAACACTGAGTTCAACGAGATCGCAAAGAATCCTGACCTGGATCTCTATCCTGCTCATTTGCAAACCTCCGTCAATGAGATCAATGAGTTGGTATACGATGCGATAAACAACGGCGTGTACAAATGTGGCTTTGCCAAGAAACAGGGGCCATATGATGAG GCTGTCACGAGATTATATGAGGCTCTGGACAAATGTGAGGAAATTCTAAGCAGGCAACGTTATATATGTGGCAACCAGTTGACAGAGGCTGATGTTCGCTTGTTTGTAACTCTTATAAGATTTGATGAG GTTTATGCTGTCCACTTCAAATGCAACAAAAGGCTCCTCAGGGAATACCCCAATCTGTTCAATTACACCAAGGACATCTACCAGATTCCTGGCATCAGCAGCACGGTTAACATGGAGCACATAAGAAAGCACTACTATGGAAGCCATCCGTCCATAAATCCCTACGGGATCATCCCTGCAGGCCCTAACATCGATTACAACGCTCCACACGACAGAGAGAGGTTTAGTGCCTAG
- the LOC4329160 gene encoding uncharacterized protein isoform X2, with protein MLTRLPHHSSPLVFPCRLSAAAAARTLSTATGSNSTTVKMARSALDEVTDAGAFDRSPSTFRSSISRDSSARFPAVPGRYHLYVSYACPWASRCLAYLKLKGLDHAIGFTSVKPIFERTRETDDHLGWVFPATGDEEPGADPDPFNGAKTIRELYEIASPNYIGKPTVPVLWDKQLKTVVNNESSEIIRMLNTEFNEIAKNPDLDLYPAHLQTSVNEINELVYDAINNGVYKCGFAKKQGPYDEAVTRLYEALDKCEEILSRQRYICGNQLTEADVRLFVTLIRFDEVYAVHFKCNKRLLREYPNLFNYTKDIYQIPGISSTVNMEHIRKHYYGSHPSINPYGIIPAGPNIDYNAPHDRERFSA; from the exons ATGCTCACTCGTCTTCCCCACCACTCGTCGCCCCTTGTCTTCCCctgccgcctctccgccgccgccgccgcccggacgctctccaccgccaccggcaGCAACTCCACCACCGTCAAG ATGGCTCGGTCGGCGCTCGACGAGGTCACCGACGCCGGCGCCTTCGACCGGTCGCCGTCCACCTTCCGGAGCTCTATCTCCAGGGACAGCTCCGCCCGGTTCCCCGCCGTGCCGGGGAGGTACCACCTCTACGTCTCCTACGCGTGCCCCTGGGCGTCACGCTGCCTCGCCTACCTCAAGCTCAAGGGCCTCGACCACGCCATCGGCTTCACC TCTGTGAAGCCCATCTTTGAGAGGACCAGGGAGACGGACGACCATCTTGGGTGGGTTTTTCCGGCCACCGGAGACGAAGAGCCCGGCGCAGACCCGGATCCTTTCAACGGAGCCAAGACCATCAGGGAGCTATATGAGATTGCCAGCCCAAATTACATCGGGAAACCAACTGTTCCG GTTCTGTGGGACAAGCAGCTCAAGACTGTGGTGAACAATGAGAGCTCAGAGATCATCCGAATGCTCAACACTGAGTTCAACGAGATCGCAAAGAATCCTGACCTGGATCTCTATCCTGCTCATTTGCAAACCTCCGTCAATGAGATCAATGAGTTGGTATACGATGCGATAAACAACGGCGTGTACAAATGTGGCTTTGCCAAGAAACAGGGGCCATATGATGAG GCTGTCACGAGATTATATGAGGCTCTGGACAAATGTGAGGAAATTCTAAGCAGGCAACGTTATATATGTGGCAACCAGTTGACAGAGGCTGATGTTCGCTTGTTTGTAACTCTTATAAGATTTGATGAG GTTTATGCTGTCCACTTCAAATGCAACAAAAGGCTCCTCAGGGAATACCCCAATCTGTTCAATTACACCAAGGACATCTACCAGATTCCTGGCATCAGCAGCACGGTTAACATGGAGCACATAAGAAAGCACTACTATGGAAGCCATCCGTCCATAAATCCCTACGGGATCATCCCTGCAGGCCCTAACATCGATTACAACGCTCCACACGACAGAGAGAGGTTTAGTGCCTAG
- the LOC4329159 gene encoding protein MEI2-like 5: MEQREDHTKSSEPAFIPSKRTHQMRNIWAWGGPSSTTVNGSSDAVLFSSSLPSVLQFGKLPGKEREYNAQPKDDMFPMMKQPGTNARVADPMDDVAQHLIGNLLPDDEELLAGVIEDFDHVKLRTQVEESEEYDVFRNSGGMELDIDPLESITFGTAKASLVNGTGSSTNQYSIQNGAGTVTGEHPYGEHPSRTLFVRNINSNVEDSELRSLFEPFGDIRSMYTATKHRGFVMISYYDIRHARNAKTALQSKPLRRRKLDIHYSIPKENPSDKDMNQGTLVIFNLEPAVSNEELLQIFGAFGEVREIRETPHKRHHRFIEFYDVRAAESALRSLNKSDIAGKRVKLEPSRPGGARRSFIQHFNHEFEQDETKHNSFQIGSPSANSPPSLWSQLGSPTDENKLNALNETAFNGGMSPLGSNHLSGFSSGYPPMKSPVGKSSYWNNRADNIFHGSPTLHNSHSFPEHHGGIISASPLVSSAASSASTASGFTALTGTSFLWGNNNNLRDHGQPSSIQSQALSNSLFPNNQPQRQSNLYQNLRGSFGASEHFSQFNVGSAPSVFPFESNFGYFSDSPDTSYMRQGKFGGTGPTRVSGSLMTNFGAYPRINVASMQNGSVGFEGLLDRGRNQTVGNSGCQEDSRVQYQLDLEKIIAGKDTRTTLMIKNIPNKYTSNMLLEVIDETHEGTYDFFYLPIDFKNKCNVGYAFINMASPGYIVSFFKAFAGRKWEKFNSEKVVSLAYARIQGKAALVNHFQNSSLMNEDKRCRPMLFDPKHTENNNQILLNGIFISMAQQDATQERHDLPENPREDNFS, translated from the exons ATGGAGCAGCGTGAGGATCATACCAAATCATCAG AACCTGCATTCATTCCATCCAAAAGGACTCATCAGATGAGAAACATATGGGCATGGGGAGGTCCTTCTTCAACTACAGTCAACGGATCAAGTGACGCGGTCTTGTTCTCCAGCTCGTTGCCATCAGTTCTGCAATTTGGAAAAC TGCCAGGTAAAGAAAGGGAGTACAATGCTCAACCAAAGGATGATATGTTTCCCATGATGAAGCAGCCAGGCACTAATGCTAGAGTGGCTGACCCCATGGATGATGTAGCACAGCATTTGATTGGAAATCTGTTACCAGATGATGAAGAGCTATTGGCTGGGGTAATTGAAGATTTTGATCATGTTAAACTGAGAACCCAAGTTGAGGAATCAGAAGAATATGATGTTTTCCGCAATAGTGGGGGTATGGAGCTGGATATTGACCCTCTGGAAAGCATCACCTTTGGTACAGCAAAGGCTAGCCTTGTCAATGGTACTGGAAGTAGCACTAATCAGTACAGCATCCAAAATGGTGCTGGAACAGTTACTGGTGAGCATCCTTATGGTGAGCACCCGTCCAGGACATTGTTCGTTCGGAACATTAATAGTAATGTTGAAGACTCAGAACTGCGCTCATTGTTTGAG CCATTTGGGGATATTCGGTCCATGTACACTGCAACGAAACACAGAGGATTCGTTATGATATCTTACTACGATATCCGTCATGCAAGAAATGCAAAGACTGCATTGCAAAGTAAACCATTAAGGAGGAGGAAACTTGACATTCACTATTCAATTCCCAAG GAGAATCCGTCAGATAAAGATATGAACCAAGGAACCCTGGTGATCTTTAATCTGGAACCAGCTGTTTCAAATGAGGAACTCCTTCAAATTTTTGGTGCATTTGGTGAAGTTAGGGAG ATAAGAGAGACACCACATAAGCGACACCATAGATTTATTGAGTTCTATGATGTTAGGGCTGCAGAATCTGCCCTCCGTTCATTAAACAAGAGTGACATTGCTGGAAAACGGGTAAAGTTGGAACCTAGCCGTCCTGGTGGAGCTCGCCGAAG TTTTATACAGCATTTTAATCACGAATTTGAGCAAGACGAAACAAAGCATAATTCATTTCAGATTGGTTCACCTTCTGCCAACTCTCCACCAA GTTTGTGGTCCCAACTTGGCAGCCCAACagatgaaaataaattaaatgcaCTCAATGAAACTGCATTTAATGGGGGAATGAGCCCTTTGGGCAGTAACCATCTTTCTGGGTTCTCTTCAGGATATCCTCCCATGAAATCACCCGTTGGGAAGAGCTCCTATTGGAATAACCGTGCTGACAACATATTCCATGGGTCACCAACTTTGCACAATTCACATTCGTTTCCAGAACATCATGGTGGAATTATAAGTGCCAGCCCGCTTGTGTCATCCGCAGCTTCGTCAGCCTCTACTGCATCTGGTTTTACTGCACTGACTGGAACATCATTTCTCTGGGGTAATAACAATAACTTAAGGGATCATGGCCAGCCTTCATCTATCCAATCTCAAGCTCTTAGCAACTCACTTTTTCCCAATAACCAGCCACAACGCCAGAGTAATCTGTATCAGAATCTGCGTGGTTCCTTTGGGGCATCCGAGCACTTCTCCCAGTTTAATGTTGGGTCTGCCCCATCTGTTTTCCCTTTTGAGAGTAATTTCGGCTATTTCTCTGATTCCCCAGACACATCTTACATGAGACAGGGAAAGTTTGGCGGCACAGGCCCCACACGTGTTAGTGGAAGCCTCATGACGAACTTTGGTGCCTATCCCCGCATTAATGTTGCTTCCATGCAAAACG GTTCAGTTGGTTTTGAAGGTCTGCTTGACCGTGGCCGAAATCAGACAGTTGGAAACTCTGGGTGTCAGGAAGATAGCAGAGTGCAATATCAATTAGATTTGGAGAAGATCATTGCTGGTAAAGACACCAGAACAACGTTGATGATAAAGAACATACCAAACAA GTATACATCAAATATGCTTTTGGAAGTAATTGATGAAACTCATGAAGGGACTTATGATTTCTTCTACTTGCCTATTGATTTCAAG aataaatgcaatgTTGGCTATGCCTTCATTAATATGGCATCTCCTGGTTATATTGTATCTTTCTTTAAG GCATTTGCTGGTCGGAAATGGGAAAAATTTAACAGTGAGAAAGTAGTCTCGTTGGCATATGCTCGAATACAGGGGAAAGCCGCACTTGTAAATCATTTCCAGAATTCAAGCTTGATGAATGAAGACAAGCGCTGCCGCCCTATGCTATTTGATCCCAAGCATACTGAAAACAACAATCAG ATCCTGTTGAACGGAATATTTATCTCCATGGCCCAGCAAGATGCCACACAAGAAAGGCATGACCTCCCTGAAAACCCAAGGGAAGATAATTTCAGTTAA
- the LOC4329159 gene encoding protein MEI2-like 5 isoform X1, with protein sequence MEQREDHTKSSEPAFIPSKRTHQMRNIWAWGGPSSTTVNGSSDAVLFSSSLPSVLQFGKLPGKEREYNAQPKDDMFPMMKQPGTNARVADPMDDVAQHLIGNLLPDDEELLAGVIEDFDHVKLRTQVEESEEYDVFRNSGGMELDIDPLESITFGTAKASLVNGTGSSTNQYSIQNGAGTVTGEHPYGEHPSRTLFVRNINSNVEDSELRSLFEPFGDIRSMYTATKHRGFVMISYYDIRHARNAKTALQSKPLRRRKLDIHYSIPKENPSDKDMNQGTLVIFNLEPAVSNEELLQIFGAFGEVREIRETPHKRHHRFIEFYDVRAAESALRSLNKSDIAGKRVKLEPSRPGGARRSFIQHFNHEFEQDETKHNSFQIGSPSANSPPSLWSQLGSPTDENKLNALNETAFNGGMSPLGSNHLSGFSSGYPPMKSPVGKSSYWNNRADNIFHGSPTLHNSHSFPEHHGGIISASPLVSSAASSASTASGFTALTGTSFLWDTSYMRQGKFGGTGPTRVSGSLMTNFGAYPRINVASMQNGSVGFEGLLDRGRNQTVGNSGCQEDSRVQYQLDLEKIIAGKDTRTTLMIKNIPNKYTSNMLLEVIDETHEGTYDFFYLPIDFKNKCNVGYAFINMASPGYIVSFFKAFAGRKWEKFNSEKVVSLAYARIQGKAALVNHFQNSSLMNEDKRCRPMLFDPKHTENNNQILLNGIFISMAQQDATQERHDLPENPREDNFS encoded by the exons ATGGAGCAGCGTGAGGATCATACCAAATCATCAG AACCTGCATTCATTCCATCCAAAAGGACTCATCAGATGAGAAACATATGGGCATGGGGAGGTCCTTCTTCAACTACAGTCAACGGATCAAGTGACGCGGTCTTGTTCTCCAGCTCGTTGCCATCAGTTCTGCAATTTGGAAAAC TGCCAGGTAAAGAAAGGGAGTACAATGCTCAACCAAAGGATGATATGTTTCCCATGATGAAGCAGCCAGGCACTAATGCTAGAGTGGCTGACCCCATGGATGATGTAGCACAGCATTTGATTGGAAATCTGTTACCAGATGATGAAGAGCTATTGGCTGGGGTAATTGAAGATTTTGATCATGTTAAACTGAGAACCCAAGTTGAGGAATCAGAAGAATATGATGTTTTCCGCAATAGTGGGGGTATGGAGCTGGATATTGACCCTCTGGAAAGCATCACCTTTGGTACAGCAAAGGCTAGCCTTGTCAATGGTACTGGAAGTAGCACTAATCAGTACAGCATCCAAAATGGTGCTGGAACAGTTACTGGTGAGCATCCTTATGGTGAGCACCCGTCCAGGACATTGTTCGTTCGGAACATTAATAGTAATGTTGAAGACTCAGAACTGCGCTCATTGTTTGAG CCATTTGGGGATATTCGGTCCATGTACACTGCAACGAAACACAGAGGATTCGTTATGATATCTTACTACGATATCCGTCATGCAAGAAATGCAAAGACTGCATTGCAAAGTAAACCATTAAGGAGGAGGAAACTTGACATTCACTATTCAATTCCCAAG GAGAATCCGTCAGATAAAGATATGAACCAAGGAACCCTGGTGATCTTTAATCTGGAACCAGCTGTTTCAAATGAGGAACTCCTTCAAATTTTTGGTGCATTTGGTGAAGTTAGGGAG ATAAGAGAGACACCACATAAGCGACACCATAGATTTATTGAGTTCTATGATGTTAGGGCTGCAGAATCTGCCCTCCGTTCATTAAACAAGAGTGACATTGCTGGAAAACGGGTAAAGTTGGAACCTAGCCGTCCTGGTGGAGCTCGCCGAAG TTTTATACAGCATTTTAATCACGAATTTGAGCAAGACGAAACAAAGCATAATTCATTTCAGATTGGTTCACCTTCTGCCAACTCTCCACCAA GTTTGTGGTCCCAACTTGGCAGCCCAACagatgaaaataaattaaatgcaCTCAATGAAACTGCATTTAATGGGGGAATGAGCCCTTTGGGCAGTAACCATCTTTCTGGGTTCTCTTCAGGATATCCTCCCATGAAATCACCCGTTGGGAAGAGCTCCTATTGGAATAACCGTGCTGACAACATATTCCATGGGTCACCAACTTTGCACAATTCACATTCGTTTCCAGAACATCATGGTGGAATTATAAGTGCCAGCCCGCTTGTGTCATCCGCAGCTTCGTCAGCCTCTACTGCATCTGGTTTTACTGCACTGACTGGAACATCATTTCTCTGGG ACACATCTTACATGAGACAGGGAAAGTTTGGCGGCACAGGCCCCACACGTGTTAGTGGAAGCCTCATGACGAACTTTGGTGCCTATCCCCGCATTAATGTTGCTTCCATGCAAAACG GTTCAGTTGGTTTTGAAGGTCTGCTTGACCGTGGCCGAAATCAGACAGTTGGAAACTCTGGGTGTCAGGAAGATAGCAGAGTGCAATATCAATTAGATTTGGAGAAGATCATTGCTGGTAAAGACACCAGAACAACGTTGATGATAAAGAACATACCAAACAA GTATACATCAAATATGCTTTTGGAAGTAATTGATGAAACTCATGAAGGGACTTATGATTTCTTCTACTTGCCTATTGATTTCAAG aataaatgcaatgTTGGCTATGCCTTCATTAATATGGCATCTCCTGGTTATATTGTATCTTTCTTTAAG GCATTTGCTGGTCGGAAATGGGAAAAATTTAACAGTGAGAAAGTAGTCTCGTTGGCATATGCTCGAATACAGGGGAAAGCCGCACTTGTAAATCATTTCCAGAATTCAAGCTTGATGAATGAAGACAAGCGCTGCCGCCCTATGCTATTTGATCCCAAGCATACTGAAAACAACAATCAG ATCCTGTTGAACGGAATATTTATCTCCATGGCCCAGCAAGATGCCACACAAGAAAGGCATGACCTCCCTGAAAACCCAAGGGAAGATAATTTCAGTTAA